The genomic region CGCATGACTCGACACGGTTCACCTCTTGGGGCGGGCTCAAGCCCGCCATTGCGGCATTGACAGGACCAACATCGGAATCGAAGCGACGTTGCTTGGCGCTGCGACACATCACCAACGCAACGTCGGGCCAGGGCCCGACCTACACCTGCCGCGCCAGCATCATCTTCTTGATTTCGCCGATCGCCTGCGCCGGGTTCAATCCCTTCGGGCAGGTCCGCGCGCAATTCATGATGGTGTGGCAACGATAGAGCTTGAACGGGTCTTCGAGATCGTCCAGGCGCGCGCCGGTGTCTTCGTCACGGCTGTCGATCAGCCAGCGGTAGGCTTGCAACAGGATCGCCGGACCGAGGTAGCGGTCGCCGTTCCACCAGTAGCTGGGGCAGCTGGTGCTGCAGCACGCGCAGAGAATGCACTCGTACAGACCGTCGAGCTTGGCGCGATCTTCCTTCGACTGCAGCCGCTCCTTGTCCGGTGGCGGCGGGGTCTGGCTGCGGATCCACGGCTTGATCGACGCGTACTGCGCGTAGAAGTGGGTCAGGTCCGGCACCAGATCCTTGATCACCGACATGTGCGGCAACGGATAGATCGGCACTTCCTTGTTGTCGCAGTCGTCGATCGCCTTGGTGCAGGCCAGCGTGTTGGTGCCGTCGATGTTCATCGCGCACGATCCGCAGATGCCTTCACGACAGGAACGACGGAATGTCAGCGTCGGATCGACCTCGTTCTTGATCTTGATCAGCGCGTCCAGGACCATCGGGCCGCAGGTATCCAGATCGACTTCGTAGGTGTCCGTGCGCGGGTTCTCGCCGTCGTCCGGGTTCCAGCGGTAGATCTTGAATTCGCGCGTACGCTTGGCGCCGGCCGGCGCGGAAAAGCGCTTGCCCTTGTGGATCTTGGAATTCTTCGGAAGAGTGAACTCGGCCATCGTACGTTTCCTGCTACCTCACCGGCATTCCGGCGTTTGTAGGAGCGGCTTCCGCCGCGAATGTGTTGGATTGAACGGCAATCGCGACTGCAGTCGCTCCTACGGGGATCAATAGACGCGCGGCTTGGGCGGAACGACTTCGACATCGTCGCTCAGCGTGTACATGTGCAC from Lysobacter sp. harbors:
- a CDS encoding succinate dehydrogenase iron-sulfur subunit, with protein sequence MAEFTLPKNSKIHKGKRFSAPAGAKRTREFKIYRWNPDDGENPRTDTYEVDLDTCGPMVLDALIKIKNEVDPTLTFRRSCREGICGSCAMNIDGTNTLACTKAIDDCDNKEVPIYPLPHMSVIKDLVPDLTHFYAQYASIKPWIRSQTPPPPDKERLQSKEDRAKLDGLYECILCACCSTSCPSYWWNGDRYLGPAILLQAYRWLIDSRDEDTGARLDDLEDPFKLYRCHTIMNCARTCPKGLNPAQAIGEIKKMMLARQV